A single window of Chitinophaga sp. XS-30 DNA harbors:
- a CDS encoding TonB-dependent receptor codes for MKLTTIMLLAFCLHLSAKSVSQTVTFTGRNVSLSAALDAVKKQTGYVFFYNSNTIRSSKPLSIQAVNQPLQVFLDNILREQELAYSIEDRVIIITRKPATPAGSTVAIPAATIKGRITDDRGNPLPGVSIKVKGGSRGTTTDADGFFTLSGLDEDAVLEISFIGFTSKEVSIKGKTTLDLQLAPSSQDIEAVTVVGYTSKNVKYLSSAVSTVSGERLRDVTSNNLSDLLQGKAAGVVVSSASGDPTSGAAMLIRGQNTLAAGSAPLYVVDGNIGGTFNPNDVESVSILKDAAATGLYGSRAANGVVIITTRQGKAGKSRIEFNSATGFNKANFGKFRLMNAQQLYDYQNTFTTRPESVLETDTDWLDLAFRTAMTQNYSLSASGGSDKTQFYVGGNYYNEEGTLLTNRKKAYSFRTNISHRLTEKLKVSVLLNGIFTNNDNHQSSTLYDAFVNLPWDNPYNADGSPRPGNSAGWLGRDQHNFLHSLQYNLASNRRFEVTGDLNLDYTIVKNLTFSSYNRTYFSNYKSMDYYDLRSQEGVADKGNLFHDIEYGNRLLSSNRLRYENNFGEHHLSALAVGETEKYYFDNNEISGRGLPQGMTAMSTATEVKNNPSGGRDEYAFSKWLVQGDYDFANKYFLVASFVRDISSKFGNNNPGGNFYQVGASWILSNEHFIPSTSAISFLKLRLSHGTVGNAPSGNYQALGLYIYDQSASYAGLAGSYPSQKANPDLTWEKIRVNNAGLDISFFQNRIALNVDVYDKSAKSLLMTRLLPLTSGYTSVLENIGSVNNKGIEVSLHTQNLTGAFKWETNFNIAHNRNRVTKLNGSDQFANAGNIQPVGLGHDMDKWYMRIWAGVNPENGDPQWEKIETDADGKQIVTYTNSYNQATLQYTGTSSAPKLTGGLLNTFSYKGFTLSAFINFVSGNQVFNSFRQFFDSDGLYDSYNQMVLADGWNRWEKAGDIATHPKPLLGGNRASNEPSSRFLEDGSYIRLRNVRLSYDLPQDLLGRVKIGSARVFVSGDNLWTGTSFSGMDPEVDFSSGVSGNKYPISRKILFGVNIGF; via the coding sequence ATGAAATTGACAACTATTATGCTCCTGGCCTTTTGCCTGCACCTGAGCGCAAAAAGTGTGTCGCAAACGGTAACCTTCACCGGCAGGAACGTTTCCCTCTCCGCCGCGCTGGATGCCGTTAAAAAGCAAACCGGTTATGTTTTTTTCTACAACAGCAACACCATCCGCAGCAGCAAGCCCCTGAGCATACAGGCGGTGAACCAGCCGCTGCAGGTTTTCCTGGACAATATCCTGAGAGAACAGGAACTGGCCTATTCGATCGAGGACAGGGTGATCATCATCACCCGGAAACCCGCCACACCGGCAGGTTCCACCGTCGCCATACCGGCCGCCACCATCAAAGGCCGCATTACGGACGACCGCGGCAATCCGCTGCCGGGCGTATCCATCAAGGTAAAGGGCGGCAGCAGGGGCACCACTACAGACGCGGACGGTTTTTTCACACTCAGCGGTCTGGATGAAGATGCCGTGCTGGAGATCTCCTTCATCGGCTTTACGTCAAAAGAAGTCAGCATCAAGGGTAAAACCACGCTGGACTTGCAGCTGGCGCCTTCCAGCCAGGATATTGAAGCGGTAACCGTAGTGGGTTATACCAGCAAGAACGTGAAATACCTGTCCAGCGCGGTCAGCACCGTTTCCGGCGAACGCCTGCGGGATGTGACCTCCAATAACCTGTCCGACCTCCTGCAGGGCAAAGCAGCCGGTGTTGTGGTGTCCTCCGCATCGGGCGACCCTACCTCCGGCGCGGCCATGCTCATCCGCGGACAGAACACACTGGCCGCCGGCTCCGCTCCGCTGTATGTAGTGGACGGCAATATCGGCGGCACCTTCAACCCGAATGATGTGGAATCCGTGAGCATCCTCAAAGATGCTGCAGCGACGGGCCTTTACGGCTCCAGGGCGGCCAACGGCGTAGTGATCATCACCACCCGCCAGGGCAAAGCAGGCAAATCACGCATCGAGTTCAACTCTGCCACCGGCTTCAACAAGGCCAACTTCGGCAAGTTCAGGCTGATGAACGCACAACAGCTGTACGACTACCAGAACACTTTCACCACCCGCCCGGAATCGGTGCTGGAAACGGATACCGACTGGCTGGACCTGGCCTTCAGAACGGCCATGACGCAGAACTACTCCCTCTCCGCTTCCGGCGGCTCCGACAAAACACAGTTCTACGTAGGCGGCAACTACTATAATGAAGAAGGTACGCTGCTCACCAACCGCAAAAAGGCGTACAGCTTCCGTACCAATATCTCCCACCGCCTTACCGAAAAACTGAAAGTGAGCGTACTGCTGAACGGCATCTTTACAAATAACGACAATCACCAGAGCAGCACACTGTACGATGCTTTCGTGAACCTGCCCTGGGACAATCCTTACAATGCGGACGGCTCTCCCCGCCCGGGTAACAGCGCGGGCTGGCTGGGGCGCGATCAGCATAACTTCCTGCATTCCCTGCAATACAATCTTGCCAGCAACCGGAGATTTGAAGTAACGGGGGACCTGAACCTGGATTACACCATCGTGAAAAACCTGACCTTCTCCTCTTACAACAGAACGTATTTTTCCAACTACAAATCGATGGATTACTACGATCTGCGCTCACAGGAAGGCGTGGCGGACAAAGGCAACCTGTTTCACGACATTGAATACGGCAACAGGCTGTTAAGCTCCAACAGGCTGCGTTATGAGAACAACTTCGGAGAACACCATCTTTCCGCACTGGCCGTAGGTGAAACCGAAAAATACTATTTCGATAATAACGAGATATCCGGCCGCGGGCTGCCACAGGGCATGACCGCTATGTCTACCGCCACGGAAGTAAAGAACAATCCTTCCGGCGGGCGCGATGAATATGCCTTCTCCAAATGGCTGGTGCAGGGCGACTATGATTTCGCCAATAAATACTTCCTCGTAGCGTCGTTCGTGCGGGACATCTCCTCCAAGTTCGGCAACAACAATCCCGGTGGCAACTTCTACCAGGTGGGCGCTTCCTGGATACTCAGCAACGAGCATTTCATCCCTTCCACCAGCGCCATCAGCTTCCTGAAGCTGCGCCTGAGTCACGGTACGGTGGGCAATGCCCCGTCAGGCAACTACCAGGCGCTGGGATTGTATATCTACGATCAATCCGCCAGCTATGCCGGCCTGGCCGGCTCCTATCCCTCCCAGAAAGCGAACCCTGACCTTACCTGGGAAAAGATCAGGGTGAACAATGCCGGTCTTGATATCAGCTTCTTCCAGAACAGGATAGCGCTGAATGTGGATGTGTATGACAAAAGCGCAAAATCCCTCCTGATGACCAGGCTGCTGCCACTCACCAGCGGCTATACCAGCGTGCTGGAAAACATCGGGTCTGTCAACAACAAAGGGATCGAGGTCAGCCTCCATACACAGAACCTGACCGGTGCATTCAAATGGGAAACCAACTTTAATATCGCGCATAACCGCAACCGTGTAACGAAACTCAATGGTTCAGACCAGTTTGCCAATGCCGGCAATATCCAGCCCGTAGGGCTGGGGCATGATATGGACAAATGGTACATGCGCATATGGGCCGGCGTAAATCCGGAGAATGGCGATCCGCAATGGGAAAAGATAGAGACCGATGCAGACGGCAAACAGATCGTCACTTACACCAATTCCTACAATCAGGCCACTTTGCAATATACCGGCACTTCATCCGCACCCAAACTTACAGGAGGTTTGTTAAATACCTTCTCCTACAAAGGATTTACGCTCAGTGCGTTCATCAACTTCGTCAGCGGGAACCAGGTGTTTAACAGCTTCCGTCAGTTTTTTGATTCCGATGGTTTGTACGACAGCTACAACCAGATGGTGCTGGCCGATGGCTGGAACCGCTGGGAAAAGGCCGGCGACATCGCCACCCATCCCAAACCGCTGCTCGGTGGCAACAGGGCCTCCAATGAGCCTTCATCGAGGTTCCTGGAAGACGGCAGCTACATCCGCCTGCGCAACGTGCGCCTCTCCTACGATCTGCCGCAGGACCTGCTGGGAAGGGTGAAGATCGGCAGCGCCAGGGTATTTGTCAGCGGGGATAACCTGTGGACCGGCACCAGCTTTTCCGGAATGGACCCCGAAGTGGATTTCAGCTCCGGCGTTTCCGGCAACAAATAT
- a CDS encoding FecR family protein: MDASRSRLEHLFERWFNNEATPAESEELQQLIEQPETDRQLPPLLKKAWEEMQSAAVYTAAEKDALASRILRKAAPRHTTRQRYYWAAAAVACLIAGGAIWASLQRSAAPGPATAAVIDTTMDVSPGKQGALLTLAGGQTIVLDSLGNGLIANQGGTQVVLNNGQLLYDADAAESVSYNTIRTPRGRKFMLVLPDETKVWLNAASSIRYPTAFTGNERSVQITGEAYFEVAKNKARPFSVNVNDQVRIVVLGTHFNIKAYDNEASANTTLLEGAVMIASGGKEQRIKPGQQARVSNGAIHVMNDVDMQQVTAWKDGYFNFNGASLQDVMRQLERWYDIDVHYQGNIPHLTFDGELPVTLQLSQVLKILHKVEVKYRIEEGKRLIILP; this comes from the coding sequence ATGGACGCATCCCGCTCAAGACTGGAACATTTGTTTGAACGCTGGTTCAATAACGAGGCTACACCTGCCGAGAGCGAAGAGCTGCAGCAATTGATAGAACAGCCGGAAACGGACCGGCAGTTGCCGCCGCTGCTGAAAAAAGCATGGGAAGAGATGCAGTCCGCCGCCGTGTACACTGCCGCGGAAAAAGATGCGCTGGCCAGCCGTATCCTGCGAAAAGCCGCCCCCCGCCATACGACCCGTCAACGTTACTATTGGGCGGCTGCCGCGGTGGCCTGCCTCATCGCAGGCGGCGCCATCTGGGCCAGCTTGCAGCGATCCGCAGCTCCCGGGCCTGCAACCGCTGCTGTCATCGACACCACTATGGATGTGAGCCCGGGCAAACAGGGCGCACTGCTGACCCTGGCGGGGGGGCAGACCATTGTGCTGGACAGCCTGGGCAACGGCCTCATCGCCAACCAGGGCGGCACGCAGGTGGTACTGAACAACGGCCAGCTGTTATATGATGCTGATGCTGCCGAATCTGTCAGTTATAACACCATTCGTACGCCGCGCGGCCGCAAATTCATGCTGGTATTGCCGGATGAAACGAAAGTATGGCTGAACGCAGCTTCCTCCATCCGCTACCCTACCGCTTTCACCGGGAATGAACGCTCCGTGCAGATCACCGGGGAAGCTTACTTTGAAGTAGCGAAAAACAAAGCCCGGCCGTTTTCCGTAAATGTGAACGATCAGGTGCGCATAGTGGTGCTTGGTACACATTTCAACATCAAGGCTTATGATAACGAAGCCTCCGCCAACACTACCCTGCTGGAAGGCGCGGTGATGATCGCCAGCGGAGGAAAGGAGCAGCGGATCAAACCCGGGCAGCAGGCCAGGGTGAGCAACGGCGCTATCCATGTAATGAATGACGTGGATATGCAGCAGGTGACTGCCTGGAAAGACGGTTACTTTAATTTCAACGGCGCCTCCCTCCAGGATGTCATGCGCCAGCTGGAACGCTGGTATGATATTGATGTGCATTACCAGGGCAACATCCCCCATCTGACCTTTGACGGAGAACTGCCCGTAACGCTGCAGCTCTCGCAGGTGCTGAAAATATTACATAAAGTAGAAGTGAAATACCGTATCGAAGAAGGAAAGCGACTGATCATTTTACCATGA
- a CDS encoding RNA polymerase sigma factor, with protein MTTAIADINKNLLEKVSTGNERAFRELFRQYADVLHNYIHHLTKSHEMAEEVVQDIFLQIWTCRELLANVRNFRNYLFVISRNHALNVLKKALREKKRQQEWEISNTTQLHSEQAPDLEPHLSLIEEAILQLPPQQQKVWVMSRRQGLKYREIAEKTGLSRETVKKYLQHATHAITQHVTSRMDLLLLSLLVAHRL; from the coding sequence TTGACCACAGCTATCGCAGATATCAATAAAAACCTGCTGGAAAAGGTGTCTACGGGCAACGAGCGGGCATTCAGGGAACTTTTCCGGCAGTATGCGGACGTCCTGCACAATTACATCCACCATCTCACGAAATCTCATGAAATGGCGGAAGAAGTTGTGCAGGACATCTTTTTACAGATATGGACCTGCCGCGAGCTGCTGGCCAATGTGCGGAATTTCCGCAACTATCTTTTCGTCATTTCCCGCAATCATGCGCTCAACGTATTGAAAAAAGCGCTGCGCGAAAAAAAGCGGCAGCAGGAATGGGAGATCAGCAACACCACACAACTTCATTCTGAACAGGCGCCCGACCTGGAACCCCACCTGAGCCTGATAGAAGAGGCTATTCTGCAACTGCCTCCGCAGCAGCAAAAAGTATGGGTCATGAGCCGCAGGCAGGGCCTGAAATACCGCGAGATAGCGGAAAAGACCGGCCTCTCCCGGGAAACGGTCAAAAAATATCTCCAGCACGCCACACATGCCATCACGCAGCATGTGACCTCCCGCATGGATCTGCTGCTGCTCTCTCTGCTGGTGGCCCACCGGCTCTGA
- a CDS encoding MFS transporter yields the protein MNASNSKQSIWQVIFASSAGTLIEWYDFYIFGSLSLILSEKFFPDSNPTLAYIATLATFAVGFIVRPFGAIVFGRLGDMVGRKYTFLLTLLIMGGSTFAIGLIPGYATIGILAPILVLILRLAQGLALGGEYGGAATYVAEHSPDHRRGYYTSFIQTTATLGLFVSLGVILLTRMSMTPESFNAWGWRIPFWLSIFLVLMSYYIRIKLQESPLFTKLKAEGKTSKNPLKESFGNKENLKLVLLALFGAAMGQGVVWYTGQFYALSFLQNTMHIEFVQSNVIIAIALLLGTPFFIYFGHLSDKVGRKKIMMTGMLIAALAYYPIYGAMDRTADLSLKTEVAEMHRIESSISKDADGVSIEKSAKIHTYTDSTKVSEITTTMNNKTDVKTQVSVSNANLAWLIFLVFIQVLFVTMVYGPIAAFLVELFPTRIRYTSMSLPYHIGNGVFGGLLPAIATLLVQQTGNHLAGLIYPIAIALICVVIGVIFIKEKKTKEGYAEVADL from the coding sequence ATGAACGCATCGAATTCAAAGCAGAGCATCTGGCAGGTGATCTTTGCCTCCTCTGCCGGCACATTGATCGAATGGTACGATTTCTACATCTTTGGCAGTCTTTCTCTCATTCTTTCCGAAAAATTCTTTCCCGATTCCAATCCCACCCTCGCCTACATCGCCACACTGGCCACATTTGCCGTAGGTTTCATTGTCCGGCCGTTCGGCGCCATCGTTTTCGGCAGGCTGGGTGATATGGTGGGCCGGAAATACACCTTCCTCCTCACGCTCCTGATCATGGGCGGTTCCACCTTTGCCATCGGCCTGATACCGGGTTATGCCACTATCGGCATCCTGGCGCCCATCCTGGTACTGATCCTGCGGCTGGCGCAAGGCCTGGCCCTCGGCGGCGAATACGGCGGTGCGGCTACCTACGTGGCGGAACATTCACCGGATCACCGCAGGGGATATTATACCAGCTTTATCCAGACCACCGCCACGCTTGGCCTCTTCGTTTCGCTGGGCGTGATCCTGCTCACGCGGATGTCCATGACACCCGAGTCCTTCAACGCATGGGGATGGCGCATTCCTTTCTGGCTGAGCATCTTCCTCGTATTGATGAGCTATTATATCCGCATCAAACTGCAGGAATCCCCGCTCTTCACCAAGCTGAAAGCGGAAGGCAAAACATCAAAGAACCCGCTCAAAGAGAGCTTTGGCAATAAAGAGAACCTGAAGCTTGTACTGCTGGCGCTCTTCGGCGCTGCCATGGGCCAGGGTGTGGTATGGTACACGGGCCAGTTCTATGCCCTGTCTTTCCTCCAGAACACCATGCACATCGAATTTGTACAATCCAACGTGATCATTGCCATAGCCTTGCTGCTCGGCACACCGTTCTTCATTTATTTCGGTCACCTGTCAGACAAAGTGGGCAGAAAAAAGATCATGATGACGGGCATGCTCATCGCGGCACTGGCCTATTACCCCATCTACGGGGCGATGGACCGCACGGCAGATCTTTCGCTCAAAACCGAGGTCGCGGAGATGCACCGCATCGAAAGCAGCATTTCGAAGGATGCGGATGGCGTGTCCATAGAAAAATCCGCAAAGATCCACACGTACACAGACAGTACCAAAGTAAGCGAGATCACCACCACCATGAACAACAAGACCGATGTGAAAACACAGGTTTCCGTCAGCAATGCTAACCTCGCCTGGCTGATCTTCCTGGTATTCATACAGGTACTTTTCGTAACGATGGTATATGGGCCGATAGCAGCATTCCTGGTTGAGCTGTTTCCTACGCGTATCCGGTACACTTCCATGTCGCTCCCCTACCATATCGGCAACGGTGTGTTCGGCGGTCTGTTGCCGGCCATCGCCACATTGCTGGTGCAGCAGACGGGAAATCACCTGGCGGGGCTGATCTATCCGATCGCCATTGCCCTGATCTGCGTAGTGATCGGCGTGATATTTATAAAAGAAAAGAAAACGAAGGAGGGTTATGCGGAAGTTGCAGATCTCTGA
- a CDS encoding patatin-like phospholipase family protein: protein MHRLFFLLLLAGFYPYTLSAQQAPEQRPHIGLTLSGGGARGLAHIGILQAIDSAGLRIDYLSGTSMGSIVGALYAIGYSGDSLAVIAKRLDWNTLFSNQPSLEEISYEERAEYNRYMLEVPFEYGKPKITSGVISGEQLWLELARLAWPVRDVKDFSRFNIPFKCIATDVATGQIVTLDSGELVTSMRASMAIPSVFTAVRIGDKKLVDGGVVRNFPSVTAKEMGADIIIGSNVSGGLREADELVTPIDVIYQLGFYKDADDFVEARKLADIYIHHDLKNYSAASFGSADSILAEGKRKGREMYPVFKHLADSLNALYPQPPFVKNRLPAVPDVEIVSIAVKGLVHSDEKFFRGRLGLDPGGCYTPEKIREAVLNVYGTRFYKQITYHLNPLGYGRSELEIDVEENPLTFVKLALHYNTFTNVSAIVNLTQRNFVVPNSRATATAAISENPRLRGEFFKYLGRKRNKGFGINAYYANNPLHVYDGFRKSQEYRSKYASVGANLQFMLNRVMAIGAGTRWEYMRLKPNLSQNIELEGNTRQLNSFLYYGLNTLNRKIYPTRGAQIDLEGGLVYQQRPDFKVRLEGSELPLDSLGLLFGDYQRVLLKMNYYFQTGRRSALNLSGYAGINFNYDQTLINDFLIGGVTDFTRNQIPFMGLYEGEVTTPSVSSLQMGFQYEAIKNIFFIPRIAVALYDFNGLASTKFHYLSGYGMTLGYSTRLGPLEGSVMYSDQSGVLKAYLNLGFHF from the coding sequence ATGCATCGATTATTTTTCTTACTTCTTCTGGCCGGGTTTTATCCTTATACCCTCTCCGCGCAACAGGCGCCGGAGCAACGGCCGCATATCGGCCTCACGCTTAGTGGTGGCGGGGCAAGGGGACTGGCGCATATTGGTATCTTGCAGGCGATAGACAGTGCAGGCCTTCGTATCGATTACCTGTCCGGCACCAGCATGGGCAGTATCGTCGGCGCCCTGTATGCCATCGGGTATTCCGGTGATTCGCTGGCGGTGATCGCAAAGCGGCTGGACTGGAACACGCTTTTTTCCAATCAGCCTTCCCTGGAAGAGATCAGCTATGAGGAACGCGCCGAATACAACCGTTATATGCTGGAAGTGCCGTTCGAATACGGAAAGCCCAAGATCACATCCGGCGTGATCTCCGGGGAGCAGCTCTGGCTGGAACTGGCCCGGCTGGCCTGGCCGGTGCGTGACGTGAAAGATTTTTCCCGTTTCAATATCCCCTTTAAATGCATTGCTACAGACGTGGCTACCGGCCAGATCGTAACGCTGGACAGCGGAGAGCTGGTAACCAGTATGCGCGCCAGTATGGCTATTCCCTCGGTTTTTACGGCGGTGCGCATCGGCGATAAAAAGCTGGTGGATGGTGGCGTGGTGCGGAACTTTCCTTCCGTGACGGCAAAGGAAATGGGGGCGGATATCATTATCGGTTCAAACGTCAGCGGCGGATTGCGGGAGGCGGACGAACTGGTGACCCCCATCGATGTGATCTATCAGCTTGGATTTTACAAGGACGCGGACGATTTCGTGGAAGCACGCAAGCTGGCGGATATTTATATTCATCACGATCTGAAGAACTATTCCGCCGCAAGCTTCGGGAGCGCGGACTCTATTCTCGCCGAAGGAAAACGGAAGGGGAGGGAAATGTATCCTGTTTTCAAACATCTTGCCGATTCGCTGAATGCCCTGTACCCGCAGCCGCCGTTTGTAAAGAACCGCTTGCCCGCGGTGCCTGATGTGGAGATAGTTTCGATTGCCGTCAAAGGCCTCGTGCATTCCGATGAAAAATTCTTCCGCGGTCGCCTCGGCCTGGACCCCGGCGGTTGCTATACTCCGGAGAAGATCCGGGAGGCTGTGCTGAATGTGTACGGCACCCGTTTTTATAAACAGATCACTTATCACCTCAATCCATTGGGCTACGGGCGCAGCGAACTGGAAATAGATGTGGAGGAGAACCCGCTGACCTTTGTGAAGCTGGCCCTGCATTACAATACCTTTACGAATGTCAGCGCTATTGTCAATCTCACGCAGCGCAATTTTGTGGTACCCAACTCCCGCGCTACCGCTACCGCCGCCATCAGCGAGAACCCGCGGCTGCGGGGGGAATTCTTCAAATACCTCGGGCGTAAACGGAACAAAGGTTTCGGTATCAATGCCTATTATGCGAACAACCCGCTGCATGTGTACGACGGCTTCCGGAAAAGCCAGGAATACCGCAGCAAGTACGCGTCTGTCGGCGCCAATCTCCAGTTTATGCTGAACAGGGTGATGGCCATCGGCGCGGGAACCCGCTGGGAGTACATGCGGCTCAAACCCAATCTCTCTCAAAACATCGAACTGGAGGGGAATACGAGGCAGCTCAACTCATTTTTATATTACGGGCTGAACACGCTCAACAGGAAAATATATCCTACCCGTGGTGCACAGATAGACCTGGAAGGGGGGCTGGTGTATCAGCAGCGCCCGGATTTCAAGGTGCGCCTGGAGGGTTCGGAATTGCCGCTGGACAGTCTGGGCCTGCTGTTCGGGGATTACCAGCGGGTCTTGCTGAAGATGAACTATTATTTTCAGACGGGCCGCCGCTCCGCGCTGAACCTGAGCGGTTATGCCGGCATCAATTTCAACTATGACCAGACGCTGATCAACGATTTCCTGATCGGCGGGGTTACGGATTTCACCCGCAACCAGATCCCGTTCATGGGGCTGTATGAGGGGGAGGTGACCACGCCCAGCGTATCCTCTTTGCAAATGGGGTTTCAGTACGAAGCGATAAAGAACATTTTCTTCATACCGCGGATAGCGGTGGCGTTATACGATTTTAACGGGCTGGCCAGCACAAAATTCCATTACCTGAGCGGTTACGGAATGACGTTGGGTTACAGCACCCGCCTCGGCCCGCTGGAAGGGTCGGTGATGTATTCGGACCAGTCCGGTGTGCTGAAAGCGTACCTGAACCTGGGTTTTCATTTCTAG
- a CDS encoding tRNA-(ms[2]io[6]A)-hydroxylase: MSSKVSILGLKLPTDPRWVNLAAISLEEVLTDHAFCEQKAATSCISLIQRYPDRTRLVDELAPIVTEEWGHFRQVLAEMKKRGFTLGKQRKDAYVNELIGFQIKGGHPMDVLLDRLLVFALIEARSCERFRLLSEGLEDAYLREFYRKFMISEAGHYKLFIDLANEYLPEEKVKVRWQQWLDFEAKMIATLQVRGDRMH; this comes from the coding sequence ATGAGCAGTAAAGTTTCCATACTCGGCCTCAAACTCCCTACAGACCCACGCTGGGTAAACCTGGCCGCCATTTCGCTGGAAGAAGTGTTGACAGATCATGCATTCTGTGAACAGAAAGCAGCTACCTCCTGCATCTCGCTGATACAGCGGTATCCGGACAGAACAAGGCTGGTGGACGAGCTGGCGCCCATCGTTACCGAAGAATGGGGGCATTTCCGGCAGGTGCTGGCGGAAATGAAAAAACGCGGGTTCACCCTGGGCAAACAGCGCAAAGATGCATATGTGAACGAATTGATCGGTTTCCAGATCAAAGGCGGGCATCCCATGGATGTGCTGCTGGACAGGCTCCTGGTCTTCGCCCTGATAGAAGCGCGCAGCTGCGAGCGTTTCCGCCTGCTGAGCGAAGGGCTGGAAGATGCCTACCTGCGGGAGTTCTACCGCAAGTTCATGATCTCCGAAGCCGGGCATTACAAGCTGTTCATAGACCTGGCCAATGAATACCTGCCGGAAGAAAAAGTGAAGGTGCGCTGGCAGCAATGGCTGGATTTTGAGGCAAAAATGATCGCTACCCTGCAGGTGCGCGGGGACCGGATGCACTAG
- a CDS encoding 8-amino-7-oxononanoate synthase — MRKEDFLEQALEKRREQHAFRRLRLPGRMADFCSNDYLGLARSERVQEAALTISRQLAQVHGSGGSRLLAGNYALVEEAEQLLAGFHAAPAGLIYNSGYDANLGLFSCVPQKGDVIVYDQLIHASIRDGIRLSAAQAFSFLHNDLQDLEKKLVNAAGDGRVFVAVESVYSMDGDLSPLAAVAALCDKHGALLIVDEAHATGVVGERGEGLVQALQLADRCFARVHTFGKAVGCHGAIVLGSPVLRDYLINFSRSFIYTTALPPHAIAVIMASYDIFPDMHAERQHLQALIAQFREGLAPEKRLDSQTPIQVVMTPGNEQARNVAGKLQSQGLDVRPILHPTVPKGQERLRVVLHSFNTFAEVEQLLQSVNI, encoded by the coding sequence ATGAGAAAGGAAGACTTTCTGGAGCAGGCATTGGAGAAGCGGCGGGAGCAGCACGCTTTCCGGCGGTTGCGGCTACCCGGCCGGATGGCCGATTTCTGTTCCAATGATTACCTCGGCCTGGCTCGCAGCGAGCGGGTACAGGAAGCGGCGCTCACCATCAGCCGTCAGCTTGCGCAGGTGCATGGCAGCGGCGGATCGCGTTTGCTGGCTGGGAATTACGCGCTGGTGGAAGAAGCGGAGCAGCTGCTGGCCGGTTTTCATGCCGCACCGGCCGGACTGATCTACAATTCCGGCTATGACGCCAATCTGGGCCTGTTTTCCTGCGTGCCGCAGAAAGGCGATGTGATCGTGTACGACCAGCTGATCCATGCGTCTATCCGTGACGGCATCCGTTTATCCGCGGCGCAGGCCTTTTCCTTCCTGCATAATGACCTGCAGGACCTGGAGAAGAAGCTTGTCAATGCGGCAGGCGATGGGCGTGTATTCGTGGCCGTGGAATCCGTTTATTCGATGGATGGCGACCTTTCGCCGCTGGCGGCTGTGGCAGCTTTGTGCGACAAGCACGGCGCGCTGCTGATCGTGGACGAAGCGCATGCCACGGGGGTAGTGGGCGAGAGGGGTGAGGGGCTTGTGCAGGCCCTGCAACTGGCAGACCGGTGTTTTGCCCGGGTGCATACCTTCGGCAAGGCGGTAGGCTGCCACGGCGCCATTGTGCTGGGTTCCCCGGTGCTGCGGGATTACCTGATCAATTTTTCCCGCTCCTTTATCTATACTACAGCGTTGCCGCCCCATGCCATTGCCGTGATCATGGCCAGTTATGATATTTTCCCCGATATGCATGCGGAAAGGCAGCATCTGCAGGCACTGATCGCGCAGTTCCGGGAAGGCCTGGCGCCGGAAAAGCGTCTGGACAGCCAAACGCCCATCCAGGTGGTGATGACGCCCGGAAACGAGCAGGCCCGGAACGTGGCAGGGAAATTGCAGTCACAAGGGCTGGATGTACGACCGATCCTGCATCCCACCGTGCCGAAAGGGCAGGAGCGGTTGAGGGTGGTGTTGCATAGTTTCAATACCTTTGCGGAGGTAGAACAATTACTACAAAGCGTAAATATTTGA